The following proteins are co-located in the Ancylothrix sp. D3o genome:
- a CDS encoding YbaB/EbfC family nucleoid-associated protein: MSKSQGFGFGLGKMKELTEAFKKAQQVQEGAKRLQEELDQMELEGQAANGLVKVYMSGNQEPRRVVISPDVMGEPADVLSALVLEATQDAYYKSTTTMRERMEELTGGLNLPGL, translated from the coding sequence ATGTCAAAATCACAGGGGTTTGGCTTCGGACTTGGCAAAATGAAAGAGCTAACCGAAGCTTTTAAAAAAGCGCAGCAAGTCCAAGAAGGTGCTAAAAGGCTGCAAGAAGAACTCGACCAAATGGAGTTAGAAGGTCAAGCTGCTAACGGTTTGGTGAAGGTTTACATGAGCGGAAACCAAGAACCTCGTCGGGTGGTGATTTCACCGGATGTTATGGGTGAGCCGGCAGATGTGCTTTCTGCTTTGGTTTTGGAAGCTACCCAGGATGCTTATTACAAGTCCACTACAACCATGCGTGAGCGTATGGAAGAACTCACCGGCGGTCTTAATCTCCCAGGTTTGTAA
- a CDS encoding UPF0182 family protein: MQKFLNNQRFLIPAVLLGLWLGFDVFSWVQTESLWFEATGNLQVFSLQLQTRLGLWVIALLVSTGYLFGNLALAHRFKHSNTTKEETFYKIPLQGLLFSVFILSLILSCLVIYYALASANYWHPELNNLLKDISLPPRLQPKVITNLLQQIPANPWLLAPAVLLSLTIIFAPGLLWVFAAVLSLSCGLILSNHWAELWQFFNPISFNASEPVFRQDISFYVFILPILELLEFWLLGLSFFGLTSVSLIYLLSGNSLSEGKFPGFSQPQLRHLDALGSAAMLTVSLAYWLRRYQVLYSPTDTVYGAGYTQVNVELPAYTSLSLLAAGIAGFLIWKSLFGKPEKSQKALKKTNPRSFFNRTNFPYPTQLIYGITGYTVIAIIAGIILPSAVQRTIVQPNEIVRERPYIQRNINFTRSAFNLKNIEVKTFTPEDQLTFADLQKNDQTIRNIRLWDTRPLLETNRQLQQIRLYYKFPNADIDRYTLKTDPKNKNNPNPTEKQQVILAARELDYTALPAEANTWLNKHLVYTHGYGFTMSPVNTVAPGGLPDYFVKNIGEDNNSQTPTTLQTSSPRIRESIPIGKPRIYYGEITNNYIIAPTKVKELDYPSGETNVYNTYDGSGGIAIKNWWHRLIYAKYLNDWQMLLTDNITPQTKLLFRRQINQRVQAIAPFLRFDSDPYLVITKANLSSAKKTQTSAPENYLYWIIDAYTTSNYYPYSDPGKYPFNYIRNSVKIVIDAYNGNLDFYIADNQDPIIQSWSKIFPGLFHSFKEMPASLRSHIRYPIDLFDIQSQQLLTFHATDPQVFYNRDDQWQVPTEIYGSEPKQVEPYYLIMKLATAESEEFILLHPFTPTKRTNLIAWLAGRLDGNEYGKLLLYQFPKQRLVFGPEQIEARINQDPAISQQISLWNRQGSKAIQGNLLVIPIEQSLLYVEPLYLEAAQNSLPTLVRVIVAYENQIAMAETLEQALEAIFKRDQTTIPVILSPGNPQTPALTPP, translated from the coding sequence ATGCAAAAATTTTTAAACAACCAGCGCTTTCTTATCCCTGCTGTACTTCTTGGTTTGTGGCTTGGCTTTGATGTTTTTTCCTGGGTACAAACAGAAAGTCTCTGGTTTGAAGCAACCGGCAATTTACAAGTTTTTTCCCTTCAGCTACAAACTCGTTTAGGGTTGTGGGTAATCGCTTTGCTTGTTTCCACCGGCTATCTTTTTGGAAATCTCGCCCTTGCTCACCGCTTTAAACATTCTAACACAACCAAAGAAGAAACTTTTTACAAAATTCCGTTACAAGGGTTACTTTTTAGCGTTTTTATACTAAGTTTAATTTTATCATGTTTGGTCATTTACTACGCTTTAGCTTCCGCAAATTATTGGCATCCAGAACTTAATAACCTCCTCAAAGATATCTCTTTACCTCCGCGCTTACAACCGAAAGTCATCACAAATTTATTGCAGCAAATACCCGCTAACCCCTGGCTCTTAGCACCTGCGGTTTTGCTGAGTTTAACCATAATTTTTGCCCCTGGTTTGTTGTGGGTATTTGCGGCTGTACTGAGTTTAAGTTGTGGTTTAATTCTCTCAAATCACTGGGCAGAACTTTGGCAATTTTTTAACCCAATATCTTTTAACGCCAGTGAGCCGGTTTTCCGCCAAGATATCAGCTTTTATGTTTTTATTTTACCAATTTTGGAACTTCTGGAATTTTGGCTGCTGGGCTTATCTTTCTTTGGCTTAACTTCTGTTTCTCTCATTTACTTACTCTCAGGAAATAGTCTTTCAGAAGGAAAATTTCCGGGGTTTTCTCAACCGCAACTACGCCACCTAGACGCGCTTGGCAGCGCAGCCATGCTGACAGTTTCTCTGGCATATTGGTTGCGGCGCTACCAGGTGCTTTATTCCCCTACCGACACAGTTTATGGGGCCGGTTATACCCAAGTAAACGTAGAATTGCCGGCCTATACTAGCTTAAGTTTACTCGCCGCCGGTATCGCAGGTTTTTTGATTTGGAAATCACTATTTGGCAAACCAGAAAAAAGCCAAAAAGCCCTTAAAAAAACAAATCCAAGATCATTTTTTAATCGAACAAATTTCCCTTATCCCACACAACTAATCTATGGAATCACCGGCTATACAGTCATAGCAATTATAGCTGGAATAATTTTACCATCCGCCGTCCAAAGAACCATCGTACAACCCAACGAAATTGTCAGAGAACGCCCTTATATTCAACGAAATATAAACTTTACCCGTTCAGCCTTTAATTTAAAAAACATAGAAGTCAAAACCTTTACCCCAGAAGATCAATTAACCTTTGCCGACTTGCAAAAAAACGACCAAACAATTCGCAACATTCGGCTTTGGGATACTCGTCCTTTACTAGAAACCAACCGGCAACTACAACAAATCAGACTCTATTATAAATTTCCCAACGCAGATATCGACCGCTACACCCTTAAAACAGATCCAAAAAACAAAAATAATCCAAATCCCACCGAAAAACAACAAGTCATTCTTGCCGCCAGAGAACTTGATTATACCGCCTTACCAGCAGAAGCCAACACCTGGCTCAATAAACACTTAGTGTACACACACGGCTATGGTTTCACCATGAGTCCAGTTAATACCGTAGCCCCCGGAGGATTACCCGATTATTTTGTCAAAAATATTGGCGAAGATAACAATAGCCAAACTCCTACCACCTTACAAACATCTAGCCCTCGAATTCGAGAAAGTATTCCCATCGGTAAACCCCGAATATATTACGGAGAAATTACCAACAACTATATCATCGCCCCCACAAAAGTCAAAGAATTAGATTATCCCAGCGGCGAAACAAACGTTTATAACACTTATGATGGAAGTGGCGGAATAGCCATAAAAAACTGGTGGCACCGGCTCATATATGCCAAATACCTCAACGACTGGCAGATGCTATTAACCGACAACATAACCCCGCAAACAAAATTACTTTTTCGCCGGCAAATTAACCAAAGAGTCCAAGCAATTGCCCCCTTTCTCCGCTTTGACAGCGACCCTTACTTAGTCATAACCAAAGCCAACCTTTCCAGCGCCAAAAAAACCCAAACATCAGCCCCAGAGAATTACCTTTATTGGATAATTGATGCCTACACCACAAGCAATTATTATCCCTACTCCGATCCCGGCAAATACCCGTTTAACTATATCCGAAACTCTGTAAAAATCGTCATAGATGCCTATAACGGAAACTTAGACTTTTATATCGCCGACAACCAAGATCCAATCATCCAAAGTTGGAGCAAAATTTTCCCAGGGTTATTTCACAGTTTCAAAGAAATGCCGGCCTCCTTGCGGAGTCATATTCGCTATCCCATAGATTTATTTGACATTCAATCACAGCAGTTATTAACCTTTCACGCTACCGACCCCCAAGTATTTTACAACCGGGACGATCAATGGCAAGTACCCACAGAAATTTATGGCAGCGAACCCAAGCAAGTAGAACCTTATTACTTAATAATGAAATTAGCCACCGCAGAATCAGAAGAATTTATTTTATTACACCCCTTTACCCCAACAAAACGCACAAACTTAATTGCCTGGTTAGCAGGCCGGTTAGATGGCAATGAATACGGCAAACTTTTACTCTATCAATTCCCCAAACAACGATTAGTATTTGGCCCCGAACAAATCGAAGCTAGAATTAACCAAGACCCCGCCATTTCTCAACAAATTTCCCTGTGGAACCGTCAAGGATCAAAAGCAATTCAAGGAAATTTATTAGTCATTCCCATCGAACAATCCTTACTTTATGTAGAACCCCTTTATTTAGAAGCAGCACAAAACAGTTTACCCACCTTAGTCCGCGTTATAGTTGCTTATGAAAATCAAATAGCAATGGCAGAAACCCTCGAACAAGCTTTAGAAGCCATATTTAAACGCGATCAAACAACAATTCCAGTTATTTTAAGCCCAGGAAACCCACAAACACCAGCCTTAACACCTCCATAA
- a CDS encoding response regulator transcription factor: protein MPLTILVVDDDPAIRVAISHYLEMIGYYVLMAENGKDAMEMVTEYQPHLIVTDIIMPLMDGYELVRQIRKKPAFRLLPVVFLSARNKTEERIKGYQLGCDIYLPKPFELEELGAVIRNLLERIQMLQSEFMFTFPENLRGGEDKPVINTTDKPHYPAPEEAKTTTPPHFDLSFPLTEREREVLDLLTVGLSNSQIGDCLHLSPRTVEKYVSSLLRKTATNNRAELVRFAMEHHLVE, encoded by the coding sequence ATGCCCTTAACGATTCTCGTTGTTGATGATGATCCTGCTATTCGTGTAGCCATCAGCCATTATCTCGAAATGATTGGTTATTATGTTTTAATGGCTGAGAATGGTAAGGATGCAATGGAGATGGTGACAGAATACCAGCCTCACTTGATTGTTACTGACATTATCATGCCGCTGATGGATGGTTACGAATTAGTGCGGCAAATTCGTAAAAAACCGGCCTTTCGTTTATTGCCGGTAGTTTTTTTGAGCGCTCGTAACAAGACGGAAGAAAGAATTAAAGGTTATCAGTTAGGCTGTGATATATATTTGCCAAAACCCTTTGAGTTAGAAGAATTAGGAGCCGTAATTCGTAATCTGTTGGAAAGGATACAAATGTTGCAATCCGAGTTTATGTTTACGTTTCCAGAAAATTTGCGGGGGGGGGAAGATAAGCCGGTTATAAACACCACTGATAAACCCCATTACCCTGCACCAGAAGAAGCTAAAACTACCACACCCCCTCATTTTGATTTATCTTTTCCCCTTACAGAACGTGAAAGAGAAGTATTAGATTTACTAACAGTTGGGCTGTCTAACTCACAAATAGGAGATTGTTTACATTTAAGTCCGCGAACTGTCGAAAAATATGTCAGTAGTTTACTCCGCAAAACCGCTACAAACAATCGCGCTGAATTAGTGCGTTTTGCAATGGAACATCACTTAGTTGAATAA
- a CDS encoding energy transducer TonB yields MASSVPTEPPINPQHKDSMVLWVVVFLASVAIHVLVFWLGRFGIFSVAAIEQEQDLIPIDLVSVSTEDIPEKEAPEPYADQVPVSKASVVEETPAPLTAGETVVLPEIYPKSGAGKEVTLTPAPTPTPTPAPKSSPTPTPTPASTPTPTPKPAPAPASTPTPKSSPTPKPAPTPTATPKSSPTPTPAPAPAPTPTPTPTPAPTPAPAPTPTPAPTPTPTPTPEPTTPVSSGLPLPPVNQGTAPKRSETPPETPGDKTEPNPASDTPASGEGGTGVQVSVRDFRLANQGKDIPDAGKEAKPKTMSNQFPELAYPVPVKLSFNGPVRLYVVVNESGKVEKVEVLEGGASPEFGEWVREVMAGWEFEPAYMGGQAVAGELYLTLEIKPL; encoded by the coding sequence ATGGCTTCTAGCGTTCCAACTGAACCGCCTATTAACCCGCAGCACAAAGATTCTATGGTGCTTTGGGTGGTGGTATTTTTGGCTTCTGTGGCAATTCATGTTCTTGTGTTTTGGTTGGGGCGTTTTGGTATCTTCAGTGTTGCCGCTATTGAACAAGAACAAGATTTAATTCCTATAGATTTGGTGAGTGTCTCGACAGAAGATATACCGGAAAAAGAAGCCCCTGAACCTTACGCGGATCAAGTGCCGGTTTCTAAGGCGAGTGTGGTGGAGGAAACACCGGCACCGCTTACGGCTGGGGAAACGGTGGTTTTGCCGGAAATTTATCCTAAGTCTGGGGCTGGTAAAGAGGTTACATTGACACCGGCACCAACACCAACACCAACACCGGCACCCAAAAGTTCACCAACACCAACACCAACACCGGCATCAACACCCACACCCACACCAAAACCGGCACCGGCACCGGCATCAACGCCAACACCCAAAAGTTCGCCCACACCAAAACCAGCACCAACACCAACAGCGACACCCAAAAGTTCGCCAACACCCACACCGGCACCGGCACCGGCACCCACACCAACACCAACACCCACACCGGCACCCACACCGGCACCGGCACCCACACCAACGCCGGCACCAACACCCACACCAACACCCACACCGGAACCTACAACTCCAGTAAGTTCTGGCCTTCCATTGCCGCCTGTCAACCAAGGAACGGCCCCAAAACGTAGCGAGACGCCTCCAGAGACACCAGGCGACAAAACAGAACCAAATCCTGCCTCAGATACCCCTGCAAGTGGTGAAGGGGGGACGGGGGTGCAAGTATCAGTGAGAGATTTTCGTTTAGCTAATCAGGGAAAAGATATACCCGATGCGGGGAAAGAAGCGAAGCCAAAAACGATGAGTAACCAGTTTCCTGAATTGGCTTATCCGGTGCCGGTGAAGTTGTCGTTTAATGGGCCGGTGAGGTTGTATGTGGTGGTGAATGAAAGTGGAAAAGTGGAGAAGGTGGAAGTATTGGAGGGGGGGGCTTCGCCGGAGTTTGGGGAATGGGTAAGAGAAGTGATGGCGGGATGGGAGTTTGAACCGGCCTATATGGGAGGTCAGGCGGTGGCCGGTGAGTTGTATCTGACGTTGGAAATTAAACCTTTGTAA
- a CDS encoding low molecular weight protein-tyrosine-phosphatase, whose amino-acid sequence MSYKLLFVCLGNICRSPAAENIMNYLLEEANLQDKVICDSAGTSSYHIGSPPDGRMVAAAAKKGMNFIGEGRQFQPKDFEDFDLILAMDRENYRDILSLDRKGIYGDKVKMMCDFCTRHTLKEVPDPYYGGPEGFNKVIELLKDACGGLLEYVKNKENLS is encoded by the coding sequence ATGTCTTATAAACTTTTATTTGTTTGTTTGGGCAATATTTGCCGGTCGCCGGCAGCCGAAAATATAATGAATTATTTACTGGAAGAAGCAAATTTACAAGATAAAGTTATCTGTGATTCTGCCGGCACCAGTAGTTACCATATTGGTAGTCCTCCTGATGGGCGTATGGTAGCGGCGGCGGCAAAAAAAGGTATGAATTTTATCGGTGAGGGGCGTCAGTTTCAACCTAAAGATTTTGAGGATTTTGATTTGATTCTGGCGATGGATCGAGAAAATTACCGCGATATTCTTTCTTTGGATCGCAAAGGTATCTATGGCGATAAAGTTAAGATGATGTGCGATTTTTGCACTCGCCACACTCTTAAAGAAGTTCCTGATCCTTATTATGGCGGGCCCGAAGGTTTTAATAAGGTGATAGAGTTGCTGAAAGATGCTTGTGGCGGCTTATTGGAGTATGTTAAAAATAAGGAAAATTTGAGTTAA
- a CDS encoding glucose-6-phosphate isomerase gives MNASALWKRYQDWLYYHEGLEFYLDISRCRFDDGFVESIKPKFDKAFQDMAALEAGAIANPDENRMVGHYWLRDAGLAPTPELKQDIVGTLADIEAFVQKVHTGTIHPPLSPKFTDVLSIGIGGSALGPQFVSEALSPEVPPMEIHFIDNTDPAGIDRILAKLKDRLSRTLVLVISKSGGTPDTRNGMIEVQKAYEAKNLNFYQHAVAITGKGSKLDQQALSEGWLTTFPMHDWVGGRTSEMSAVGLLPAALQGIDIKAMLAGAKEMDTATRTPEIKTNPAALLAMSWYYAGNGKGQKDMVVIPYKDSLLLFSRYLQQLVMESLGKEKDLDGNIVHQGIAVYGNKGSTDQHAYVQQLREGVPNFFATLIEVLQDRNGPSPEVEPETTSGDYLSGFLMGTRQALYENQRDSITLTIPQVNPRTVGAMIALYERAVGFYGFLVNINAYHQPGVEAGKKAAAAVLDLQKQVVTALRGEGKALSLEQLAQKAGVPDRVEEVYKIVRHLAANQRGVQLQGNLAQPATLTVSAM, from the coding sequence ATGAATGCGAGCGCGCTCTGGAAACGCTATCAGGATTGGTTATACTACCACGAAGGACTAGAATTTTATCTCGATATCAGCCGGTGTCGTTTTGATGATGGGTTTGTCGAAAGCATCAAACCCAAGTTTGACAAGGCGTTTCAAGATATGGCCGCACTAGAAGCCGGTGCCATTGCTAACCCTGATGAAAATCGGATGGTGGGCCATTATTGGCTCCGCGATGCAGGTTTGGCCCCCACTCCCGAACTTAAACAAGACATCGTAGGCACGCTGGCAGATATTGAAGCTTTTGTGCAAAAAGTCCACACCGGCACCATTCACCCCCCTCTATCGCCAAAATTCACCGATGTACTTTCTATCGGAATTGGCGGTTCGGCCCTTGGCCCCCAATTTGTCTCGGAAGCGCTTTCCCCAGAAGTCCCGCCGATGGAGATTCACTTTATAGATAATACTGATCCTGCCGGCATTGACCGCATTTTGGCAAAACTTAAAGACCGGCTTTCTCGTACTTTAGTTCTCGTTATTTCAAAATCCGGCGGCACTCCCGACACCCGCAACGGTATGATTGAAGTGCAAAAGGCTTACGAGGCTAAAAATCTTAATTTTTACCAGCACGCTGTCGCTATCACCGGCAAGGGCAGTAAACTAGATCAACAAGCCCTATCTGAAGGCTGGTTAACAACTTTCCCGATGCACGATTGGGTGGGAGGACGGACTTCGGAAATGTCAGCGGTGGGTTTATTACCGGCAGCCTTACAAGGCATTGATATCAAAGCAATGTTGGCCGGTGCTAAAGAAATGGATACAGCCACCCGAACTCCAGAAATTAAAACTAACCCAGCGGCTTTATTGGCAATGTCTTGGTATTATGCCGGCAATGGTAAAGGCCAAAAAGATATGGTTGTAATTCCCTATAAAGATAGTTTGTTACTTTTTTCCCGCTATTTACAGCAATTAGTAATGGAATCTTTGGGGAAAGAAAAAGACCTTGATGGCAATATCGTACACCAAGGCATAGCAGTTTATGGCAACAAAGGTTCTACAGACCAACACGCTTATGTACAACAGTTGCGCGAAGGTGTACCAAATTTCTTTGCAACCTTGATTGAAGTTTTGCAAGACCGCAATGGCCCATCCCCGGAAGTTGAACCAGAAACTACATCGGGTGATTATTTAAGTGGGTTTTTGATGGGAACCAGACAAGCTCTTTATGAAAATCAACGCGATTCGATTACGCTTACCATCCCCCAAGTAAATCCTCGCACAGTCGGGGCTATGATCGCCTTGTACGAACGAGCCGTTGGTTTTTATGGTTTTTTGGTCAATATAAATGCCTATCACCAGCCAGGGGTAGAAGCAGGTAAAAAGGCTGCTGCTGCGGTGCTAGACTTGCAAAAACAAGTGGTGACGGCGTTGCGCGGCGAAGGTAAAGCGCTGTCTTTGGAACAGCTTGCACAAAAAGCCGGTGTGCCAGATCGTGTTGAGGAAGTTTATAAGATTGTCCGCCATTTGGCCGCCAACCAACGAGGAGTACAATTGCAAGGAAATCTCGCTCAACCGGCTACCCTCACAGTTTCTGCAATGTAA
- a CDS encoding glutamyl-tRNA reductase: MNIAVVGLSHKTASVEVREKLSIPEAQIEAAMTALKAYPHVEEVGILSTCNRLELYLVTSETEQGVREVTQFLSEHSKLPMQKLRQHLFILLHEDAVMHLMRVAAGLDSLVLGEGQILAQVKNTHKLGQQYNGVGRILNRLFKQAITAGKRVRTETSIGTGAVSISSAAVELAQIKVQNLAACRVAIIGAGKMSRLLVQHLISKGANQIAIVNRSTARSEELARQFPEANITCKLLPEMMPTILESDIVFTSTSSTEPLLDRAKLEAVLDPNQLLMLFDISVPRNVAADVNELENVQAFNVDDLKAVVAQNQESRRKIAQEAEGLLEEEVEAFDVWWRSLETVPTINSLRDKIETIREQELEKALSRLGSEFAERHQEVIEAMTRGIVNKILHDPMVQLRAQQDIEARRRAMETLRMLFNLEDEKQSREQYS, encoded by the coding sequence ATGAATATTGCAGTCGTAGGTCTTAGCCACAAAACAGCCTCGGTAGAAGTTCGTGAGAAACTGAGTATTCCTGAAGCCCAAATAGAAGCTGCGATGACTGCTCTCAAGGCATATCCCCACGTTGAAGAAGTGGGAATTCTCAGCACTTGTAACCGACTCGAACTTTATTTAGTCACCAGCGAAACCGAGCAAGGTGTGCGGGAAGTAACGCAATTTTTGTCGGAACATAGTAAACTGCCGATGCAAAAATTACGCCAACATTTGTTTATTTTGCTTCACGAAGATGCTGTGATGCACTTGATGCGTGTGGCGGCTGGTTTGGATAGTTTGGTGTTGGGGGAAGGGCAAATTTTAGCTCAGGTTAAAAATACTCATAAACTCGGCCAGCAATATAATGGAGTTGGGCGGATACTCAACCGGCTTTTTAAACAAGCCATAACTGCCGGTAAACGAGTTCGCACCGAAACCAGCATTGGTACCGGCGCTGTTTCGATAAGTTCGGCGGCTGTGGAACTTGCCCAAATAAAAGTACAGAATTTAGCGGCTTGTCGAGTAGCCATTATTGGGGCTGGTAAAATGTCTCGTTTACTCGTCCAACACTTGATTTCTAAAGGCGCAAATCAAATTGCAATTGTTAACCGTTCCACAGCGCGATCCGAAGAATTAGCACGGCAGTTTCCAGAGGCAAATATTACTTGTAAATTGTTGCCAGAAATGATGCCGACAATTTTAGAATCGGATATTGTTTTTACGAGTACATCTTCAACAGAGCCTCTGCTGGATCGCGCCAAATTAGAAGCAGTTTTAGATCCCAATCAGCTTTTAATGTTATTTGATATTTCTGTGCCCCGTAACGTTGCTGCTGATGTAAATGAGTTGGAAAATGTCCAAGCTTTTAATGTCGATGATTTAAAAGCTGTTGTCGCACAAAACCAAGAAAGCCGGCGGAAAATCGCTCAGGAAGCTGAGGGGCTTTTGGAGGAAGAAGTCGAGGCGTTTGATGTGTGGTGGCGTTCCTTAGAAACGGTGCCAACAATTAATAGTTTGCGAGATAAAATTGAAACTATCCGCGAACAAGAATTAGAAAAAGCTTTATCTCGTTTGGGTTCAGAATTTGCCGAACGCCATCAAGAAGTAATTGAAGCTATGACGCGGGGAATTGTTAATAAAATTCTCCACGATCCGATGGTACAATTGCGGGCGCAGCAAGATATTGAAGCTCGACGTCGTGCAATGGAAACCCTGCGGATGCTGTTTAATTTAGAAGATGAGAAACAATCCCGCGAACAGTACAGCTAG
- the glpX gene encoding class II fructose-bisphosphatase encodes MLESTLGLEIIEVVEQAAIASSRWMGKGEKNTADQVAVEAMRERMNKIHMRGRIVIGEGERDEAPMLYIGEEVGICTQADAKNFCNPDELVEIDIAVDPCEGTNLVAYGQNGSMAVLAISEKGGLFAAPDFYMRKLAAPAVARGHVDIRKSATENLKILSECLNRSIEELVVVVMDRPRHKELIKEIRSAGARVRLISDGDVSAAICCAFSGTNIHALMGIGAAPEGVISAAAMRCLGGHFQGQLIYDPEVVQTGLIGESKEGNIARLKEMNINDPDKIYNAEELASGDTVLFAACGITPGTLMEGVRFFHGGARTHSLVISTQSKTARFVDTIHLFDKPKALQLR; translated from the coding sequence TTGTTAGAAAGTACCCTGGGTTTAGAAATTATTGAAGTCGTCGAGCAAGCCGCCATTGCTTCCTCTCGCTGGATGGGCAAAGGTGAAAAAAACACCGCTGACCAAGTAGCCGTAGAAGCCATGCGCGAGCGCATGAACAAAATTCACATGAGAGGTCGCATCGTCATTGGAGAAGGCGAACGCGATGAAGCTCCCATGCTTTATATTGGCGAAGAAGTAGGTATCTGCACCCAAGCCGATGCCAAAAACTTCTGTAACCCTGATGAATTAGTCGAAATTGACATCGCCGTTGACCCTTGCGAAGGTACCAACCTCGTAGCTTATGGTCAAAATGGCTCAATGGCAGTTTTAGCAATTTCCGAAAAAGGCGGATTGTTTGCAGCCCCTGACTTTTATATGCGTAAGCTGGCAGCCCCGGCTGTAGCACGCGGCCATGTGGATATCCGCAAATCAGCCACCGAAAACCTGAAAATCCTCTCAGAGTGCTTAAACCGCTCCATTGAGGAATTGGTGGTTGTGGTTATGGATCGCCCTCGCCACAAAGAACTGATTAAAGAAATTCGCTCTGCCGGCGCTCGTGTGCGACTGATCAGCGATGGCGACGTTTCTGCGGCCATTTGCTGCGCTTTCTCAGGTACCAACATCCACGCTCTGATGGGCATTGGTGCGGCTCCAGAAGGCGTTATTTCCGCCGCTGCGATGCGTTGTTTAGGCGGTCACTTCCAAGGTCAATTAATTTATGATCCTGAAGTAGTGCAAACCGGCCTGATCGGCGAAAGCAAAGAGGGGAACATTGCTCGTCTCAAAGAAATGAACATCAATGATCCCGACAAAATCTATAACGCTGAGGAATTGGCTTCAGGCGACACTGTGTTGTTTGCAGCTTGCGGCATCACCCCCGGCACCCTTATGGAAGGAGTCCGCTTCTTTCATGGCGGCGCTCGGACTCACTCTTTGGTCATTTCTACTCAGTCAAAAACCGCTCGCTTTGTAGATACCATCCACTTGTTTGATAAACCCAAAGCTCTGCAATTGCGTTAA